In Plasmodium reichenowi strain SY57 chromosome 5, whole genome shotgun sequence, the following proteins share a genomic window:
- a CDS encoding ras-related protein Rab-1B, putative, with protein sequence MNDSYDSLFKILLIGDSGVGKSCLLLRFADDTYTDSYISTIGVDFKIKTIEIEDKIIKLQIWDTAGQERFRTITSSYYRGAQGIIIVYDVTDRDSFNNVKNWIIEIEKYASEDVQKILIGNKIDLKNDRNVSYEEGKELADSCNIQFLETSAKIAHNVEQAFKTMAYEIKNKSQHETINKGKTNINLNARPIKDTKKKCC encoded by the exons ATGAATGATAGCTA tgatagtttatttaaaatattgttAATTGGAGATAGTGGTGTTGGAAAATCATGTTTGCTCCTTCGTTTTGCC gATGATACATATACAGACAGTTATATAAGTACCATAGGAGTAGactttaaaataaaaacaatagaaatagaagataaaataataaaattacaAATA TGGGACACGGCTGGGCAAGAAAGGTTCCGAACAATAACATCCTCATATTATAGAGGAGCCCAAG GTATAATTATTGTATATGACGTAACGGATAGGGACAGCTTTAATAACGTTAAGAATTGGATTATAGAAATTgaaaa ATATGCATCTGAAGATGTACAGAAGATATTGATAGGAAATAAGATCGATTTAAAGAATGATAGGAATGTAAGTTATGAGGAGGGGAAAGAATTAGCTGATAGTTGTAATATACAATTTTTAGAAACATCAGCAAAAATTGCTCATAATGTTGAACAAGCATTTAAAACTATGGcttatgaaataaaaaataaatcacAACATGAAACTATTAATAAAGgaaaaacaaatattaatttgAATGCAAGACCAATTAAAGATACCAAAAAGAAATGTTGTTGA
- a CDS encoding hypothetical protein (conserved Plasmodium protein, unknown function), protein MFYILNNVLKNIKKLDNVKSKFFLKDSFLKNKLKPNNLDDNLSSHVFFNEIFVSLRDDEKKDEHKKVLLFNKVRNDKKHRKRAFQKRGYWKKMHYFIRKNNMMSYAFKVQNIDYEKIKKLKRGEVYSN, encoded by the exons atgttttatattcttaACAATGTACTtaaaaatatcaaaaaGCTCGATAATGTAAAATCaaaattctttttaaaggatagttttttaaaaaataaactaAAACCTAATAACTTGGATGATAATTTATCATCTCATGTATTCtttaatgaaatatttgTATCTTTGAGAGATGacgaaaaaaaagatgagCATAAGAAAGTGTTACTTTTTAACAAAGTAAGAAATGATAAGAAGCATAGAAAAAGAGCATTTCAAAAAAGAGGTTATTGGAAAAAGATGCATTACTTTATAAGgaagaataatatgatgtc TTATGCTTTTAAAGTTCAAAATATAgattatgaaaaaattaaaaaactAAAAAGGGGAGAAGTATATTCAAATTGA
- a CDS encoding prefoldin subunit, putative: MSQEKISEIIKDISALKTSCEKLNSQLDELITQKVENEMLLEEVKVLEDDSVLHKLVGLVLVKEEKSKCYDTISRRLQYITGEIENRKKVITNSEEKLRKLFSDLEAHAGQRKIPVPQA; the protein is encoded by the exons atgtctcaagaaaaaattagtgaaataataaaagatattaGTGCTCTCAAAACAA GCTGTGAAAAACTTAATTCTCAACTAGATGAACTAATAACTCAAAAAGTGGAAAATGAAATGCTACTAgaa gAAGTTAAAGTTTTAGAAGATGACTCGGTTTTACATAAACTTGTTGGCTTAGTTTTAGTAAAAGAGGAAAAAAGTAAATGTTATGATACAATATCAAGAAGGTTACAATATATCACTGGAGAAAT tgAAAATAGAAAGAAGGTTATTACTAATTCGGAGGAAAAACTGAGAAAGCTATTTAGCgat TTGGAAGCACACGCAGGACAGAGAAAAATACCCGTTCCACAAGcttaa
- a CDS encoding glutathione synthetase produces MERKVDEFYKVIEKEVLNYFTCRNGKNEYLSYERIKSLIKDMIAFLNAESYYIFTNSYKNEYNIDFLYNPKLFSFTLLPHRLDKKLLELCKYSTLLYSEIFDNMVCDLSYLLSIFENIKEHDFFVKKILEVCKKVYGDNSDNSNNSNNSNNSNNSNNSNNSSNSNNFRNIKDDIRCVIGRSDYMTNRNNDIIDDKEKTDHENINDKDIKQIEYNTISVAFGNLSSILFNGHKYILKQIYKEYFPYIENEEEQKEVNEILDKKFDNNFLQGIITCLKKCHDIYISEFKPLLGSHKVIMISILHEDDFNSFDKYRTTNELNIININQKALTINEIKLLFERKKLFLNYKDETLIDSLKRIKNKEYNPYNEIFKPGKLLIDLNDIEDILNVNCINIDYILKNINKYERNIFEISVLYFRALYTPDHFNENIWKIREMFEFSDAVKIPSLPYQLVGSKKIQMLLLDNDILKKYISWNLNKEKKSDEQITKDMTLLKKTFALQVDPSQNINAHIIQDAINNENNYLLKPQREGGKNNLHGNQVKQKLMLFYDNNKKQTLSHYVLMQRLFPSTFTAIHCRTQEIKNETCTTNISNISNEQQKKKPSHLIQFSLEKSISEFSLFHNFIFYKNKNILNEQKGYLVRTKNYTENEGGAICGISSLDSFFLTEH; encoded by the coding sequence ATGGAAAGAAAGGTAGATGAATTTTATAAAGTTATTGAAAAAGAGGTGTTAAATTATTTCACTTGTCGCAATGGAAAGAATGAATATCTGAGTTATGAAAGGATAAAATcattaataaaagatatgATTGCTTTTTTGAATGCTGAGagttattatatatttacgAATTCATATAagaatgaatataatatagattttttatataacccgaaattattttcatttacCTTATTACCACATAGATTAGATAAGAAGCTACTAGAATTGTGTAAGTATAgtacattattatattcagAAATATTTGATAATATGGTATGTGATTTATCATATCTACTAAGTATTTTTGAGAATATTAAAGAGCATgatttttttgtaaaaaagATTTTAGAAGTATGTAAGAAGGTATACGGTGATAATAGTgataatagtaataatagtaataatagtaataatagcaataatagtaataatagtaataatagtagtaatagtaataattttcGAAACATTAAGGATGATATTAGATGTGTTATAGGGAGATCTGATTATATGACTAATCgtaataatgatataatagATGATAAGGAAAAGACTGAtcatgaaaatataaatgataaagatataaaacaaatagaatataatacaatatCTGTTGCCTTTGGTAATCTTTCgtctattttatttaatggacataagtatattttaaaacagatttataaagaatattttccatatatagaaaatgaagaggaacaaaaagaagtaaatgaaatattagATAAAAAATTTGATAACAATTTTTTACAAGGAATTATTAcatgtttaaaaaaatgtcatgatatttatatatctgAATTTAAACCTTTATTAGGTTCACATAAAGTTATTATGATAAGTATATTACATGAAGATGATTTTAATAGTTTTGATAAATACAGAACTACaaatgaattaaatataataaatataaatcaaaaaGCTTTAACaataaatgaaattaaattattatttgagaggaaaaaactttttttaaattataaagatGAAACATTAATAGATTCTTTAAAgagaattaaaaataaggaaTATAATCCTTATAATGAGATATTCAAACCTGGAAAACTTCTTATCGATTTGAACGACATAGAAgatattttaaatgtaaattgtataaatatagatTATATACttaagaatataaataaatatgaacgtaatatatttgaaataaGTGTATTATACTTTAGAGCATTATATACACCTGACCattttaatgaaaatatatggaaaataaGAGAAATGTTTGAATTTTCGGATGCTGTTAAAATACCTTCTTTACCATATCAACTTGTTGGTTcgaaaaaaatacaaatgttattattagataatgatatattaaaaaaatatatttcatggaatttaaataaagaaaaaaaatcaGATGAACAAATAACAAAAGATATGACgcttttaaaaaaaacatttgCCTTACAAGTAGACCCATctcaaaatataaatgcacatattattcaagatgctataaataatgaaaataattatttattaaaaccTCAAAGAGAAGGAGggaaaaataatttacatGGAAATCAAgttaaacaaaaattaatgCTTTTctatgataataataaaaaacaaacacTATCTCATTATGTCTTAATGCAACGATTATTTCCATCAACCTTTACAGCTATACATTGTAGAACTcaagaaataaaaaatgaaacatgtacaacaaatatatcaaatatatcaaatgaACAGCAGAAAAAGAAACCATCGCATCTTATACAATTTTCACTTGAAAAATCGATATCAGAATTTAGTTTGtttcataattttattttttataaaaataaaaatattttaaatgaGCAGAAAGGATATTTAGTTAGGACTAAAAATTACACTGAGAATGAAGGAGGGGCCATTTGTGGTATATCAAGCTTGgattctttttttttaactgAACACTga
- a CDS encoding hypothetical protein (conserved Plasmodium protein, unknown function): protein MERVTYLNEYEKKFGLVKHKELSDERDAERMNRRFNTKDIYTPNIGGENTYVSTSRLKEKKSFKKFHLYNDDSKDEYQVRKIRNTNEYVILSNSPKKPKKSTIDEKKDMYHNFNNDIKPNKKSNYQTICICKKCYIKDMQEKLRERKKRTTVYTLEFNNFVNNENIYEEIISRRIKRTRYNNYLNKNKNNNKNDNLNMNESDSFKNDIMLNHIYEHSENKKNIFHFLNNIFKIN from the coding sequence ATGGAAAGGGTTACCTATTTAAATGagtatgaaaaaaaatttggATTGGTAAAGCATAAGGAATTATCTGATGAGAGAGATGCAGAAAGAATGAACAGACGTTTTAATacaaaagatatatatactcCAAATATAGGAGGAGaaaatacatatgtatCAACATCACGGCTTAAAGAGAAGAAgagttttaaaaaattccatttatataatgatgatagTAAGGATGAATATCAAGTAAGAAAAATACGTAATACAAATgaatatgtaatattaaGTAATTCACCAAAAAAACCTAAAAAATCTACAATAGATGAAAAGAAAGATATGTACcataattttaataatgatataaaacCAAATAAAAAGAGTAATTATCAAACTATTTGTATATGTAAAAAgtgttatataaaagatatgcaagaaaaattaagagagagaaaaaaaagaacaacTGTATATACCCTcgaatttaataattttgtgaataatgaaaatatttatgaagaaattatatcaagaagaataaaaagaaccagatataataattatttaaataaaaataaaaacaacaACAAAAATGATAACCTAAACATGAATGAAAGTGATAGctttaaaaatgatattatgttaaatcatatatatgaacattctgaaaataaaaaaaatatattccattttttaaataatatatttaaaataaattag
- a CDS encoding hypothetical protein (conserved Plasmodium protein, unknown function) codes for MERYKLFVNEIKEENEKIVKKIIYVNNRIKYKESNDNKISYNNYFIKSYEDEKKDNVYKYFKYKIIFSKKKKRYLNDTFPYFDIYKNTNDAFRNNLNGYKIFEILKSYDELEIFNFCSKNKLKNISYIYHHFIQVIINKRDLYNIHNLLLLTENIRKLNFYHPYFCKVICREVCLDIYKIKKLKQITSFINFLMHFNIFNFYYLNKIYKYVIYLITTTNKWDELMDTHINNNVYYNIDMIIQNEQQNTSNIKQNNLQYDQHNQNEYELLPIYPNDISILLKSFLKYKYFHISLLKLLMYICINKNYPQLRDSSHTLFMLSSLSSYYYFINKNYYSNVFFKLFKNVINEKRTKHNDFVLILKGFYNICKTFSSNNISITQLYNTILKNYNLSNEFNHNIKEHNNVIHEYGSSLILYNSKREKKNKNKIKHKNVNVNENDVNCINSNNNMNNINNMNNMNNIHNNNVHIMETQNVITLQPFNNHIQNSNLKKLNINNPNLIIYSVNHTKKQCFNNLFDTIKYIILFIELKIIEQFPLKKYMNIAEIEFLKRRNFERDKEKNVYKYISQNISEEQNQFMQSLLTRNKKENSQFDDSNMNFLFYMNYLNKRDFKNFQNECEPTNEPTDKIIEKHIQDDQQKKNENTINQGTHIHCEKKTTNITSEDINNYLKNKSSVKFNLSDSTYFSHIYFNLSSMQLTKEEENILNNSFKELLKFKDCLQELDVNDAVDLFYSLTIFQILQGYPKGTITKNKFGYSKVQQNEENEKIYKILSNIIIKKSINIKEENIYKVILSCANSAYSDVYLNYYLKNFNRYIKFSKMRKFINC; via the exons ATGGAAAGgtataaattatttgttaatgaaataaaagaagaaaatgaaaagatcgttaaaaaaataatttatgtaaacaatagaataaaatataaagaaagcaatgataataaaatatcctataataattattttataaaaagttATGAAGATGAGAAAAAAGATAATgtgtataaatattttaaatataaaataatttttagtaaaaaaaagaaaaggtATTTAAATGACACCTTCCCATATTTcgatatatataaaaatacaaatgatGCTTTTAGGAATAATTTAAATggatataaaatatttgagatattaaaaagttATGATGAACTCgaaatttttaatttctgtagtaaaaataaattaaaaaacatatcatatatatatcatcattttattcaagttataataaacaaaagagatttatataatatccataatttattattgttaaCAGAAAATATACgtaaattaaatttttatcatcCATATTTTTGTAAAGTAATATGTAGAGAAGTATGCTTAgacatttataaaattaaaaagcttaaacaaataacatcttttattaatttcttaatgcattttaatatcttcaatttttattatttaaataaaatttataaatatgttatcTATTTGATTACTACTACGAATAAATGGGACGAACTCATGGATACACACATAAACaataatgtatattataatatagatatgATTATACAAAACGAACAGCAAAACACttcaaatataaaacaaaacaatTTACAATATGATCAACATAATCAAAATGAATATGAACTCCTTCCTATATATCCTAATgatatatctatattattaaaatcttttttaaaatataaatattttcatatatctttattaaaGTTATtgatgtatatatgtattaataaaaattatcCTCAACTAAGAGATAGCTCACACACATTATTTATGCTATCATCCCTTTCGagttattattattttataaacaaaaattattactCTAATGTATtctttaaattatttaaaaatgttattaatgaaaaaagaacaaaacATAACGATTTTGtcttaatattaaaaggtttttataatatatgtaaaacgtttagtagtaataatatttcgATTACTCAATTATATAACACGATtcttaaaaattataatttatcaaatgaatttaatcataatataaaagagCATAATAATGTAATTCATGAATATGGCTCCTCCTTGATATTGTATAATTCTAagagagaaaaaaaaaataaaaataaaataaaacataaaaatgtaaatgtaaatgaaaatgatgtaaattgtataaatagcaataataatatgaataatataaacaatatgaataatatgaataatatacataataacAATGTACATATTATGGAAACACAAAACGTAATCACCCTACAGCCTTTTAATAATCACATACAAAATAgtaatttaaaaaaattaaatataaataaccctaatttaattatatacagTGTGAATCATACAAAGAAACAATGTTTTAACAACCTATTTGATACCATcaaatatatcatattatttatagaattaaaaataattgaACAATTCcctttaaaaaaatatatgaatatagCTGAAATTGAATTTCTTAAAAGGAGGAATTTTGAAAGAgataaggaaaaaaatgtatacaaatatatttcacaAAATATAAGTGAAGAACAAAATCAATTTATGCAATCATTATTAACACGAAATAAGAAAGAAAATTCTCAGTTTGATGATTCAAACatgaattttttattttacatgaattatttaaataaaagagattttaaaaattttcaaaatGAATGTGAGCCTACAAATGAACCTACTGATAAAATTATTGAAAAACATATTCAGGATGatcaacaaaaaaaaaatgaaaatacaATAAATCAAGGAACACATATACATTGTGAAAAGAAAACAACAAATATAACATCtgaagatataaataattatctGAAGAACAAATCAAGTGTTAAATTTAACTTAAGTGATTCAACATATTTTtctcatatatattttaatttgtCTTCTATGCAG TTAACCAAGGAAGAGGAAAATATACTAAACAACAGttttaaagaattattaaaatttaagGACTGTTTACAAGAACTAGACGTGAATGATGCTGTTGACTTATTCTATTCTTTAAcaatttttcaaatattgCAA gGGTATCCAAAAGGTACCATTactaaaaataaatttggATATTCCAAAGTTCAGcaaaatgaagaaaatgaaaaaatatataaaatattgtcaaacattataattaaaaaaagtattaatataaaagaagaaaatatttataaagtAATTTTGAGTTGTGCAAATTCTGCTTACTCG gATGTGTACTTGAATTATTACTtgaaaaattttaatagatatataaaGTTTAGCAAAATGAGAAAATTTATCAATTGCTAA
- a CDS encoding CDK-activating kinase assembly factor, putative, which produces MDEYKCISCFEDIYVNNEKKLYFFDICKHKICGECLENHLNKLNKQYCPLCKVSVTKKNVALFDIEERIYANQKNVRSKLTEIFNKRRHNFENTPLYNNYLEKVEDMIYVLTNECDEKKRKIIEAYIKKYEKDNYKLIEENNALIYQNERKKIHEIVKEEGNLYEIIKHRPIINKVHNETYVHSLIKENPKFFDEVKVANIVEVQPQPLNPAYKNDTDIPLRKYFSQDELYQADYAGGYDTNVVLKRCDIEFNKTIYYNI; this is translated from the coding sequence atggatgaatataaatgtattagCTGTTTTGAGgatatatatgtaaataatgaaaagaaattatatttttttgatatatgTAAACATAAGATTTGTGGAGAATGTTTAGAAAAccatttaaataaattgaATAAACAATATTGTCCTCTTTGTAAAGTATCTGTaactaaaaaaaatgtagCTTTGTTTGATATTGAAGAACGTATATATGCTaatcaaaaaaatgtaaGATCTAAATTAAcagaaatatttaataaaagaagacataattttgaaaatactcctttatataataattatttagaAAAGGTTGAAGACATGATATATGTGCTAACTAATGAATGtgatgaaaagaaaagaaaaataattgaagcgtatataaaaaagtatgaaaaagataattataagttaatagaagaaaataacGCACTTATTTATCaaaatgaaagaaaaaaaatacatgaaatagtaaaagaagaaggaaacttatatgaaattattaaacatagacctataataaataaagtaCATAATGAAACATATGTACATTCCttaattaaagaaaatcCTAAATTTTTTGATGAAGTCAAAGTAGCTAATATTGTGGAAGTTCAACCACAGCCATTAAATCCAGCTTATAAAAATGACACAGATATACCTTTAcgtaaatatttttcacaAGATGAATTATATCAAGCAGATTATGCGGGAGGATATGATACAAATGTAGTATTAAAACGATGTGATATAGAATTTAATAAAactatttattataatatataa
- a CDS encoding orotate phosphoribosyltransferase produces MTTIKENEFLCDEEIYKRFVDLKDKICEERKKKEVVNNNIDSVNFNDDDGNSYSSYIKEMKKLLKVVLLKYKALKFGEFILKSKRKSNYFFSSGVLNNIVSSNIICFLLSELIIKNKLSFDYLLGASYKGIPMVSLTSHFLFESKKYSNIFYLYDRKEKKEYGDKNVIVGNLDDDEDILNLKKTKNNQDEEKKNIVIIDDVFTCGTALTEILAKLKTYQNLKVVAFIVLLNRNEYEINENNQKIYFKDIFEKRVGIPLYSILSYKDDIQSMI; encoded by the coding sequence atgacAACGATAAAAGAGAATGAATTTTTGTGTGATGAGGAGATATATAAACGTTTTGTAGATTTGAAGGATAAGATATGTGaggaaagaaaaaagaaggaagttgttaataataatattgatagtgttaattttaatgatgatgatggTAATTCTTATAGTTCCTACATTAAGGAGATgaagaaattattaaaagttgttcttttaaaatataaggCATTAAAATTTGGagaatttattttaaaatcgaaaagaaaatcaaactattttttttcaagtGGAGtgttaaataatattgtttcttcaaatataatttgttttttattatcggaattaataataaaaaacaaattatcatttgattatttattaGGTGCTTCATATAAAGGTATTCCTATGGTATCCTTAACAAgtcattttttatttgaatccaaaaaatattctaacattttttatttatatgatagaaaagaaaaaaaagaatatggtgataaaaatgttattgTGGGAAATCttgatgatgatgaagatatactaaatttaaaaaaaacaaaaaataatcaagatgaagaaaagaaaaatatcGTAATTATTGATGATGTTTTTACTTGTGGAACAGCATTAACAGAAATATTAGCcaaattaaaaacatatCAAAATCTAAAAGTAGTAGCGTTTATAGTATTACTTAATAGAAATGAATATGAAATAAACGAAAATAAtcaaaagatatattttaagGATATCTTTGAGAAAAGGGTAGGAATACCTCTTTATAGTATATTATCTTACAAAGACGACATACAGTCGATGATATGA